The Deltaproteobacteria bacterium DNA segment CCGCAAATCCGTTTTCATGATGATGCTGATTGAGTCCGTGGTGGAGACCTCTCCCTTGGCGAGCGGGGCCAGAATGTCTCCCTCCGTAATCAAACCGATGATCTGTTCTTTATCCATCACAGGAAGTTGTGAAATTCCTTCTTTCGACATTTTTTCAATGACCTGTCCCACGGTGTCTCTTAATGTGGCCGTGACCATTTCACCGCGATCGTAGCGCTTGCCAACCAAATCTTCCACAACGCCGAACGCTTTGTTAACGCCATCCCACAAACCCTGTTCCTGCATCCATTGGTCGTTGAACAATTTGGAGAGGTAACGGTTTCCGGAGTCTGGAAGAATGACAACGATATTCTCCGGTTTTTTCAAAGTTTGTGCGTAATGGAGCGCGCCCACAACTGCCGCGCCGCTGGAACTTCCGGAAAAAATTCCCTCTTTGATGAGAAGATGCCGTGCCATTTGGTACGACTCTTTGTCAAACACACGCACCATGTGGGTTAGCTGTGTCAGGTCTGCCGTGGTTGGGAAAAAATCCTCGCCGATTCCCTCGATTTTGTAAACATGCGGCTCCACGGTTTTCTTCGAATGAAAATAATCGTAAAAAATAGAACCTTCTGGATCGACACCGACAATATGAATGTCGGGTTTTTTCTCTTTCAGATATTTTGCGATTCCGGACATCGTGCCGCCGGTCCCGATGCCCAACACAACGGCATCGAGTGTACCCTGTGTTTGTTCCCAAATTTCCGGACCCGTGAAACGATAGTGGGCTTCAGGATTGTCCGGATTATGATATTGGTTTGCATAGAACGCGTTCGGGGTGACTTCCGCCAAACGTTTGGCGACGGAATAATAACTGCGGGGATCTTCGGGTGCAACGTTCGTGGGTGTTACGATAACTTTAGCGCCAAAAGCCCTCAGGTTGATGATCTTCTCTTTGCTCATTTTGTCGGGGATGACGAAAATAAGTTTGTAACCTTTGATCGCGCCGGCAATGGCGAGACCCATTCCGGTGTTGCCGCTGGTGGCTTCCACAATAGTGCCGCCCGGTTTCAAGTCTCCCCGTTTTTCGGCTTTCTCGATTAGATAGTAACCGATGCGGTCTTTGATCGACCCGCCGGGGTTCATGAATTCAAGTTTTGCGGCGATAGTGGAAGCAGAAGGTCCCACCACTTTGTTTAAACGGACCAACGGTGTATGACCGATTACTTCCAAAACATTTGAAAAAACTCCTTTGAACTCTTTGGGCATCTTTTTAACTCCGCAAATTCTTCGAATTTTCTGCGCGGACTGGCAAAGCCAGTCCTTTCCATGGGCCTTCTAATGAAACTTGCCAATTGTGTCAAATTCGGAATATAAACCCCAACTCTATGACACCAAAACAGCAGATTGAAAAATTTTCCCGCGGGGCGGTTGAGTTGATTTCTACGAAGGAATTGGAAGCCAAACTTAAAAAAGGAAAACCGCTTCGGGTGAAGGCGGGTTTTGATCCAACGGCCGCGGACCTTCATTTGGGACATACCGTCCTCATGCAAAAGTTGAAACAGTTTCAGGATTTGGGTCATCAGGTTATCTTTTTAATTGGGGATTACACCGCACGCGTAGGAGATCCTTCCGGTCAGACAAAAACGAGACCCACATTGACTCCCGAAGAGATCAAAAAAAATGCCCAAACCTATCTCGATCAAG contains these protein-coding regions:
- a CDS encoding cystathionine beta-synthase, giving the protein MPKEFKGVFSNVLEVIGHTPLVRLNKVVGPSASTIAAKLEFMNPGGSIKDRIGYYLIEKAEKRGDLKPGGTIVEATSGNTGMGLAIAGAIKGYKLIFVIPDKMSKEKIINLRAFGAKVIVTPTNVAPEDPRSYYSVAKRLAEVTPNAFYANQYHNPDNPEAHYRFTGPEIWEQTQGTLDAVVLGIGTGGTMSGIAKYLKEKKPDIHIVGVDPEGSIFYDYFHSKKTVEPHVYKIEGIGEDFFPTTADLTQLTHMVRVFDKESYQMARHLLIKEGIFSGSSSGAAVVGALHYAQTLKKPENIVVILPDSGNRYLSKLFNDQWMQEQGLWDGVNKAFGVVEDLVGKRYDRGEMVTATLRDTVGQVIEKMSKEGISQLPVMDKEQIIGLITEGDILAPLAKGEVSTTDSISIIMKTDLRTLHANEPIDALFKVFEADEIAIVKQDEKFIGLVTKIDFIQYLGK
- the tyrS gene encoding tyrosine--tRNA ligase; the protein is MTPKQQIEKFSRGAVELISTKELEAKLKKGKPLRVKAGFDPTAADLHLGHTVLMQKLKQFQDLGHQVIFLIGDYTARVGDPSGQTKTRPTLTPEEIKKNAQTYLDQAFKILDKKKTEVRWNSEWLDTMKQGETLSLASKYNVARMMEREDFARRIEEGSQITVLEFLYPLLQGYDSVAL